Proteins encoded together in one Oncorhynchus masou masou isolate Uvic2021 chromosome 3, UVic_Omas_1.1, whole genome shotgun sequence window:
- the LOC135507250 gene encoding intermembrane lipid transfer protein VPS13B-like — MAYFFIAQMNNLNKILLFISLLGAIAGIVDQPMQNFQRGSEMQSSAGTKAKGVISGVGKGIVGVFTKPIGGAAELVSQTGYGILHGAGLWQLPKQLYLPVDQKSALAPNSHVKYVWKMLQSLGRPEVHMSLEVVIVSGSGQEHAGCLLLTGEVVFVVSLSEDTQQQAFPITEVACQQDPHHLGALTLTLQQQRLNDVEGDSGREWLSEQQYGRLVDYVTRASAFLSPSASSLQQAPPITPAEPPPAVTKTYRYLVSPSHAAVFVSKFTMVKNKALRIGFH, encoded by the exons atggcctacttcttcattgcacaaatgaataacctcaacaaAATTC ttctgttcaTCAGCCTACTGGGAGCGATAGCTGGCATCGTGGACCAGCCCATGCAGAACTTCCAGCGGGGTTCAGAGATGCAGAGTTCAGCAGGCACCAAGGCCAAAGGGGTCATCTCTGGGGTGGGGAAAGGCATTGTGGGGGTCTTTACCAAACCGATAGGGGGCGCTGCAGAGCTGGTCTCGCAGACGGGATACGGTATCCTTCATGGGGCTGGTCTCTGGCAGCTCCCCAAACAGCTGTACCTCCCAGTAGACCAGAAGTCAGCCCTCGCGCCCAACAGTCACGTTAAATACGTCTGGAAGATGCTCCAGTCCCTGGGTCGTCCAGAGGTTCACATGTCCCTGGAGGTGGTGATCGTGTCCGGGTCGGGTCAGGAGCATGCTGGGTGTCTGCTGCTGACAGGGGAGGTGGTGTTTGTGGTCAGTCTGTCTGAAGACACACAGCAGCAGGCCTTCCCCATCACCGAGGTGGCCTGTCAACAAGACCCCCACCACCTGGGAGCGCTGACCCTCACGCTGCAGCAGCAGAGACTCAACGATGTAGAGGGTGACAGTGGGAGGGAGTGGTTGTCAGAGCAGCAGTACGGTCGCCTGGTGGACTATGTGACTCGTGCTTCTGCGTTCCTCTCCCCGTCGGCCTCGTCCCTCCAGCAGGCTCCTCCCATCACCCCGGCCGAGCCTCCGCCCGCCGTCACCAAGACCTACCGTTACCTGGTCAGCCCCTCCCACGCCGCCGTGTTCGTCTCCAAATTCACCATGGTCAAGAACAAGGCGCTGCGCATCGGcttccactga